Proteins encoded by one window of Astatotilapia calliptera chromosome 13, fAstCal1.2, whole genome shotgun sequence:
- the six3a gene encoding homeobox protein SIX3a — MVFRSPLELYPSHFFLPNFADRPLLLANSAPTTRSPEDLSMFQLPTLNFSPEQVASVCETLEETGDIERLGRFLWSLPVAPGACEAINKHESILRARAVVAFHTGNFRDLYHILENHKFTKDSHGKLQAMWLEAHYQEAEKLRGRPLGPVDKYRVRKKFPLPRTIWDGEQKTHCFKERTRSLLREWYLQDPYPNPSKKRELAQATGLTPTQVGNWFKNRRQRDRAAAAKNRLQHQAIGPAGMRSLSEAGLTPHSSAESPSTAASPTTSVSSMTERVDTGTSILSVTSSDSECDV, encoded by the exons ATGGTTTTCAGATCCCCTTTAGAGCTTTATCCCTCCCATTTCTTCCTGCCAAACTTCGCTGATCGCCCTCTGCTCCTGGCGAACAGCGCTCCCACCACCAGGTCTCCAGAAGACTTGTCCATGTTTCAACTACCGACCCTCAACTTTTCCCCGGAGCAGGTGGCAAGCGTCTGTGAGACGCTGGAAGAGACCGGGGACATCGAACGGCTGGGCCGCTTCCTCTGGTCCTTGCCTGTGGCTCCGGGAGCGTGCGAGGCGATCAACAAGCATGAGTCCATCCTGCGCGCTCGGGCCGTGGTGGCGTTCCACACGGGGAATTTCAGAGACCTCTACCACATCCTGGAGAACCACAAGTTCACCAAGGACTCTCATGGCAAACTGCAGGCCATGTGGCTGGAAGCTCACTACCAGGAGGCCGAGAAGCTCCGCGGTCGTCCCCTCGGACCTGTCGATAAGTACCGGGTACGGAAGAAGTTTCCGCTGCCTCGGACCATCTGGGACGGCGAGCAGAAGACGCACTGTTTCAAAGAGCGGACACGGAGCCTGTTGAGGGAGTGGTACCTTCAGGACCCATATCCAAATCCCAGCAAGAAAAGGGAATTGGCTCAAGCCACTGGACTCACTCCCACACAGGTCGGAAACTGGTTTAAAAACCGGAGGCAAAGAGACAGAGCTGCGGCTGCCAAAAACAG gCTCCAACACCAAGCAATAGGACCAGCCGGTATGAGGTCCCTCTCAGAGGCCGGTCTAACCCCTCACAGCTCGGCAGAGTCGCCTTCAACCGCGGCAAGTCCCACCACCAGCGTTTCCAGTATGACAGAGAGAGTTGATACTGGGACGTCCATCCTGTCCGTCACATCCAGTGACTCGGAGTGCGATGTATGA